The proteins below come from a single Chitinophaga pinensis DSM 2588 genomic window:
- a CDS encoding DUF4350 domain-containing protein — MKTVFRIAKTELRTLFYSPIAWFLLIAFLVQCGMAYIAGLDSNARTQEMGGMGLEYMTRLTDRIFASKGGVYSVVMQTLYLYIPLLTMGLISREVNNGTIKLLYSSPVKVSEIVFGKFLAMMVYNLLMILILGIFIADALVHVNHADAGMLLSASLGFYLLLCAYSAIGLFMSSLTSYQIVAAVCTFIMIGVLTYIGTLWQGIAFVRDLTYFLSLSGRTEKMLGGLITSKDLIYFVMIIYIFLGLSIFKLKAGRESKPFAVIAGRYATIITSALAIGYITSRPALVAYYDATANKSRTLTPNAQHIIKELGDTPLEVTAYNNMLGQFYYFGAEEYRNMDIARWEPYMRFKDNIDLQYVQYYDSVLDNPGMMRFYPGKDLQEVATQRAKGMGLKISQFKTPAEIRKVMDLRPEGNRYVMQLKYKDRVTLLRVFDDQAQWPGETEVTAALKRLLQAKIPKVAFLTGNLERSIEKTGEREYNTLTKRNSFRYALVNQGFDVDTVSLEYPGVPADISTLVIADPKTDLSGIALQRIRRYIDNGGNLLIAGEPGKQAVLNPMLQQLGVQLMDGTVAQPSKDMTPDVALPLMTATAAGFSKTLAKAFKDSVVISMPGAAGLSYSDSIFQVKPLLVTDAGKSWVKKDKLVADSADILYNPANGDEKIAVTTAVALTRKVHDREQRIVVAGDADFLSNSELSRYDVKTANFSFNTALFSWLSYGEFPIDTFRPDAKDTRVSISSDKVELLKIFYLWVLPGVLIAFATILLIRRKRK, encoded by the coding sequence ATGAAGACGGTTTTCAGAATTGCGAAAACAGAATTACGTACCCTTTTTTATTCCCCTATAGCATGGTTTTTATTGATCGCTTTCCTGGTTCAGTGCGGCATGGCGTATATTGCTGGTCTTGACAGTAATGCGCGCACACAGGAAATGGGCGGTATGGGACTGGAATATATGACCCGCCTGACTGACCGTATTTTTGCAAGCAAAGGCGGCGTATACAGTGTGGTAATGCAAACACTGTATCTCTATATACCGTTGCTGACCATGGGGCTGATAAGTCGCGAGGTCAATAATGGCACTATCAAATTACTTTACTCCTCCCCTGTTAAGGTCAGCGAGATCGTATTTGGCAAATTTCTGGCGATGATGGTTTACAATCTGCTCATGATATTGATATTGGGCATTTTCATTGCCGACGCCCTCGTCCATGTCAATCATGCAGACGCAGGTATGCTGCTTTCTGCTTCTCTGGGCTTCTATCTGCTTCTATGTGCTTACTCCGCCATCGGCCTGTTTATGTCCAGCCTCACCTCTTATCAGATTGTGGCAGCAGTATGTACATTCATCATGATTGGCGTATTGACTTATATCGGTACTTTATGGCAGGGTATTGCATTCGTAAGGGATCTCACTTACTTCCTTTCGCTCAGCGGACGTACTGAGAAAATGCTGGGCGGATTGATTACCAGTAAGGACCTCATCTACTTCGTTATGATCATTTACATTTTCCTTGGTCTCAGCATTTTTAAACTGAAGGCAGGAAGGGAATCCAAACCATTTGCCGTAATAGCCGGCCGGTATGCCACCATTATTACTTCAGCGCTGGCAATCGGGTATATCACATCCCGACCTGCATTAGTGGCCTATTATGATGCAACGGCCAACAAGTCAAGGACACTTACACCTAACGCGCAACATATTATTAAAGAGCTGGGGGATACGCCACTGGAAGTCACTGCATACAATAATATGCTGGGACAATTCTATTATTTCGGTGCTGAAGAGTACCGTAATATGGACATTGCCCGCTGGGAGCCTTACATGCGTTTTAAAGACAATATAGACCTGCAATACGTTCAATACTATGACAGTGTATTAGATAATCCAGGCATGATGCGTTTTTACCCTGGTAAAGATCTGCAGGAGGTAGCTACACAACGTGCCAAAGGCATGGGACTAAAGATCTCACAGTTCAAGACACCCGCGGAAATCCGCAAAGTAATGGATCTGCGTCCTGAAGGCAACCGTTATGTCATGCAGTTAAAATACAAAGACCGTGTTACGCTATTACGTGTGTTTGACGATCAGGCACAGTGGCCGGGAGAAACAGAAGTAACTGCTGCATTAAAACGCCTTTTACAGGCAAAAATCCCTAAAGTCGCGTTCCTGACAGGCAATCTGGAAAGGAGTATTGAGAAAACGGGAGAACGGGAATACAATACGCTGACGAAGCGGAATAGTTTCCGATATGCGCTCGTTAATCAGGGTTTTGATGTAGATACCGTTTCATTGGAATACCCTGGTGTTCCTGCGGACATTTCAACACTGGTCATCGCAGACCCTAAAACTGATCTCAGTGGTATTGCACTGCAAAGAATCCGGAGATATATAGATAACGGCGGTAATCTCCTTATTGCCGGAGAGCCGGGCAAACAGGCGGTCCTGAACCCCATGTTGCAACAGCTGGGCGTACAATTGATGGACGGAACTGTCGCACAACCAAGCAAAGACATGACACCCGATGTGGCTTTGCCATTAATGACCGCTACGGCTGCAGGCTTCTCCAAAACCCTGGCAAAAGCGTTTAAAGATAGTGTAGTGATATCAATGCCGGGAGCCGCAGGACTTTCTTACAGTGATAGTATTTTCCAGGTAAAACCTTTGTTAGTAACAGACGCAGGGAAAAGCTGGGTAAAGAAAGACAAACTGGTGGCAGATTCCGCCGACATATTATACAATCCGGCCAATGGAGATGAGAAAATAGCCGTTACTACTGCTGTAGCACTTACCCGCAAAGTACATGACAGGGAACAGCGTATTGTGGTAGCTGGAGACGCGGACTTCCTCAGCAATTCAGAGCTATCACGATATGATGTAAAAACAGCCAATTTCTCCTTTAACACCGCTCTTTTCAGCTGGTTAAGTTATGGTGAATTTCCGATTGACACGTTCCGTCCGGATGCAAAGGATACCCGTGTATCAATAAGTAGCGATAAAGTGGAATTACTGAAAATTTTCTATCTATGGGTATTACCAGGTGTCCTTATCGCTTTTGCTACTATTCTGCTCATCAGGCGTAAAAGGAAATAA
- a CDS encoding MutS-related protein: protein MLFTTDKQTLEDLNIFGRHGGNAVYNIFNQTISRGGAALLEDMFRHPLSDHITINRRSSIIQQFAKPGTEYPFSAVLFDAVEPYLGNTDERTKLSADDQSISKKLADMIAADGNMQMVYKGVQALVEIMQSTQAFVDRKEGGTAYETDRNTLASLLSAPAFSPVLAHRGKLSHATIASYDVLLRFRHRELIQQLLHQLYYLDVYLSVAKVAAARGFVFPSALARGSCSAIVEGVYHPLLKNAVPNTVHITEENNVLFLTGANMAGKSTFMKSLSIALFLAHMGFPVAAAKIEFSVLDGIYTTINLPDNLGMGASHFYAEVLRVKKIAQELSQGKHLFIVFDELFRGTNVKDAYEATIAIAKGFAGKRNSIFVISTHIIEAGEILKAACANVHFVYLPTRMEGDRPVYSYTLESGITNDRHGMIIIHNEGILEMLENGLSKKK, encoded by the coding sequence ATGTTATTTACTACAGACAAACAGACGCTGGAAGACCTGAATATATTCGGGAGACATGGCGGGAATGCGGTGTACAATATCTTTAACCAGACGATTTCACGTGGAGGCGCTGCGCTACTGGAAGACATGTTCCGTCATCCATTGTCAGATCATATCACGATCAACAGGCGCAGCAGTATTATTCAGCAATTTGCAAAACCGGGTACTGAATATCCTTTTTCTGCCGTGCTCTTTGATGCCGTGGAGCCATACCTCGGCAATACGGATGAACGGACAAAACTGTCAGCCGATGACCAGTCCATCAGCAAAAAACTGGCGGACATGATCGCAGCAGACGGAAATATGCAGATGGTTTATAAAGGAGTACAGGCATTGGTGGAGATAATGCAAAGTACACAGGCTTTTGTTGACAGGAAAGAAGGAGGCACCGCATATGAAACTGACAGGAACACGCTCGCTTCCCTTCTTTCAGCGCCGGCATTTTCCCCGGTGCTGGCACATCGGGGAAAATTGTCTCATGCTACGATCGCATCTTATGATGTACTCCTGCGTTTCCGCCACCGGGAGTTGATTCAGCAATTACTGCATCAGCTCTATTACCTGGATGTATACCTTTCTGTAGCAAAGGTAGCCGCAGCACGTGGATTTGTATTTCCAAGCGCCCTTGCACGGGGCTCCTGTAGTGCTATTGTGGAAGGGGTGTATCACCCGCTGTTGAAAAACGCAGTACCCAATACCGTCCATATCACGGAAGAAAATAATGTACTCTTTCTGACCGGAGCGAATATGGCAGGGAAGTCTACATTTATGAAATCGCTCAGTATTGCATTGTTCCTGGCGCATATGGGATTTCCCGTTGCTGCGGCTAAAATAGAATTCTCCGTACTGGATGGTATTTACACGACGATTAATCTGCCCGACAATCTTGGTATGGGCGCAAGTCATTTTTATGCGGAAGTACTACGGGTGAAGAAAATAGCCCAGGAACTCAGCCAGGGAAAGCATCTGTTCATTGTGTTTGACGAGTTATTCAGAGGCACTAATGTGAAGGATGCCTATGAAGCCACCATTGCTATCGCGAAAGGATTTGCCGGTAAGCGTAACAGCATATTCGTTATTTCCACGCACATCATCGAAGCGGGAGAAATATTGAAAGCAGCATGTGCGAATGTACATTTTGTCTACCTGCCTACGCGTATGGAAGGCGACAGACCCGTATATTCCTATACACTCGAAAGTGGTATTACAAATGACCGGCATGGTATGATCATCATTCACAATGAAGGCATTCTTGAAATGCTGGAAAACGGCTTGTCCAAAAAGAAATGA
- a CDS encoding MutS-related protein, with protein MSFIADKQTLEDLNLLGRFKPNSIYNLFCKIKTTGGDRLLERMFQQPLIDPAAINKRSATFRYFQERQLSFPFTNERFKLAENYLIMGGGTGLSVILKKKLNAFLNDDAYEKLRNGLAAAIDVLLAFRTFLQQLTDFADANAWRKILSQLSWLDNAHDLSIMTVARYDRQLRHTLRAEMETLLEGIYQLDVYIAVSDVARQRGFHYATALPAFPAMFHSTALRHPALNAGISNPVALSEESNVIFLTGANMAGKSTLMKSIGIAVYLAHMGFPVAAADMKFSVRDGLYSSINVPDNLNLGYSHFYAEVLRVKQVAAEVAAGKNLLVIFDELFKGTNVKDAYDATLAVTAAFARYHHCFFIISTHIIEVGHALASNPSLQFCYLPTLLEGTIPRYTYKLEEGITNDRHGMTIIENERILALLEG; from the coding sequence ATGAGTTTTATAGCTGATAAGCAAACGCTGGAAGACCTGAATCTGCTCGGCAGGTTCAAGCCAAACTCCATCTATAACCTTTTTTGCAAAATCAAAACCACCGGAGGGGACCGACTGCTGGAACGTATGTTCCAGCAGCCCCTTATTGATCCTGCCGCTATTAACAAACGTAGCGCCACCTTCCGGTACTTTCAGGAGCGGCAACTATCTTTCCCTTTCACTAATGAACGTTTTAAGCTGGCAGAAAACTACCTGATCATGGGTGGAGGGACAGGGCTGTCCGTTATTCTCAAAAAGAAACTGAATGCATTTCTGAATGACGATGCGTATGAAAAACTGCGCAATGGATTGGCTGCTGCTATAGATGTATTGCTTGCTTTCCGGACTTTTCTGCAACAACTTACAGATTTTGCGGATGCAAACGCCTGGCGCAAAATATTGTCTCAACTCAGCTGGCTGGATAATGCCCATGATTTGTCTATCATGACCGTAGCCCGGTATGACCGTCAGCTGCGACATACGTTGCGTGCGGAAATGGAAACCCTACTGGAGGGTATTTACCAGCTGGATGTTTATATCGCTGTCAGCGATGTGGCCCGGCAACGGGGCTTTCATTATGCGACTGCATTGCCGGCCTTTCCTGCGATGTTCCATTCCACAGCATTACGACATCCTGCACTCAACGCAGGGATCAGTAATCCAGTTGCACTTAGCGAGGAATCCAATGTCATTTTCCTGACAGGCGCAAATATGGCGGGCAAATCTACCCTGATGAAGTCGATTGGTATTGCTGTTTATCTGGCGCACATGGGTTTCCCCGTAGCGGCAGCTGATATGAAATTCTCTGTTCGCGACGGCCTTTACTCTTCTATTAATGTGCCTGATAATCTGAATCTGGGATATAGTCATTTTTATGCAGAGGTACTCCGGGTTAAACAGGTAGCCGCCGAAGTCGCTGCCGGAAAAAACCTGCTGGTGATCTTTGACGAGCTGTTTAAAGGTACTAATGTCAAAGATGCTTATGATGCTACATTGGCAGTCACCGCTGCATTTGCCCGCTATCATCATTGCTTTTTTATCATTTCTACGCATATCATTGAAGTGGGACATGCACTGGCATCAAATCCCAGTCTGCAGTTCTGCTATCTGCCTACTTTGCTGGAGGGTACAATCCCCAGGTATACGTACAAGCTTGAAGAGGGGATCACGAATGACCGGCATGGTATGACAATTATCGAGAATGAGCGGATACTCGCATTACTGGAAGGATAA
- a CDS encoding ABC transporter ATP-binding protein, with protein sequence MNSIVKLEHLSHRYTSSWAIRDINMEISQTGIVGLLGSNGAGKSTTMNILCGVLNQTEGNVFVNGINMRENPELAKQAIGFLPQHPPLYMDLTVDEYLTYCAGLRLMPKEKIQPALKEAKERCGIAHYSQRLIRNLSGGYRQRVGIAQAIIHRPSLVVLDEPTNGLDPNQIIEVRSLIKEIATDRAVIFSSHILSEIQLLCKEIKMIESGRIVFADTMDAFNNYVEPHSVLLHMENPPPVAAFMEIAGVTKTEFLTERQVRIYFSGDQDISERLITASVQQGWRLREISLDKTALDEVFKQLSNQSSQ encoded by the coding sequence ATGAACAGTATTGTAAAGCTGGAGCATTTATCACATCGCTACACCAGCTCATGGGCAATCCGTGACATCAATATGGAGATCAGTCAGACTGGTATAGTAGGTCTGCTTGGTTCTAACGGCGCAGGTAAATCCACTACGATGAACATTCTGTGCGGCGTACTGAACCAGACAGAAGGTAATGTATTTGTCAATGGTATCAATATGCGGGAAAACCCAGAGCTGGCAAAACAGGCTATCGGATTTCTTCCACAACATCCTCCTTTATACATGGACCTGACGGTAGACGAGTACCTCACTTACTGCGCCGGTCTGCGCCTCATGCCAAAAGAAAAAATTCAGCCGGCATTGAAGGAAGCGAAGGAACGTTGCGGTATTGCACATTATAGTCAGCGCCTGATCCGTAATCTTTCCGGTGGTTACCGGCAGCGTGTGGGTATTGCGCAGGCTATTATACACCGGCCATCACTTGTTGTGTTAGATGAACCGACTAATGGACTCGACCCTAACCAGATCATTGAAGTAAGGTCACTGATCAAAGAGATCGCTACAGACCGTGCGGTAATATTTTCATCTCACATCCTGTCAGAGATACAGTTGTTGTGCAAGGAGATCAAAATGATAGAAAGCGGTAGAATTGTGTTTGCAGATACAATGGACGCCTTCAATAACTATGTCGAACCACACAGTGTGCTACTCCATATGGAGAACCCTCCACCGGTGGCAGCATTCATGGAGATAGCCGGTGTTACTAAAACAGAGTTTCTGACGGAAAGACAGGTACGCATTTATTTCAGTGGAGATCAGGATATATCAGAACGTCTCATCACTGCAAGTGTACAACAAGGCTGGAGACTGAGAGAGATCAGTCTTGATAAGACCGCTCTGGACGAAGTATTTAAACAATTATCCAATCAATCATCACAATAA
- a CDS encoding DUF6268 family outer membrane beta-barrel protein, whose translation MKSSLYFGLFAVFVTNELMGQGQVPPAQKRMIDSIKKVYIREAAIRSVSLRQVMVSTDFVSNADINGKLYGNNLFDGKISQIRTSALVNVPVVAWGKNKVTASFSLFHQYFNLVSNKVYMPADINVHDTAMNKVTVGVSASFQRVDSLFGRRVIYTGSLTVLSDDYRLAQKISFLGGMIFQLKQTRTTNVSLGLLLNVDPAVNIPVLPLFVYWHMFPNKLELDISLPQRIGVRTALSKRSWFTFGSAIAGSVSFFRLSHAVLPADASFSSVDLKTGPGLEFRVGKLLMLGVNGGVLTPLTSRQYERNEKSNKYFLSNNISTIPYANITVSLLPF comes from the coding sequence ATGAAGTCCTCTCTTTACTTCGGCCTTTTTGCTGTTTTTGTTACAAATGAACTGATGGGGCAGGGGCAGGTGCCTCCTGCGCAGAAGAGAATGATAGATTCAATAAAGAAGGTGTATATACGGGAGGCGGCCATCAGGAGCGTGTCTTTACGGCAGGTCATGGTCTCTACTGATTTTGTATCTAATGCAGATATTAATGGTAAGCTCTATGGCAATAACCTGTTTGACGGCAAAATATCCCAGATACGCACTTCAGCGCTTGTTAACGTACCGGTAGTGGCCTGGGGAAAGAATAAGGTCACTGCTTCTTTCAGCTTATTCCACCAGTACTTCAACCTGGTGAGCAATAAGGTGTATATGCCGGCTGATATAAATGTGCATGATACGGCGATGAATAAGGTGACGGTAGGGGTAAGCGCCTCCTTTCAGCGGGTAGATTCCCTGTTTGGCCGTCGGGTGATTTATACAGGTAGTCTTACCGTCCTCTCGGACGATTACCGGCTGGCACAGAAGATCAGTTTCCTGGGTGGGATGATCTTTCAACTGAAACAGACACGTACTACCAATGTAAGCCTGGGCCTTTTATTAAACGTCGATCCGGCGGTCAATATTCCGGTCTTGCCGCTGTTTGTATACTGGCATATGTTCCCCAACAAGCTGGAACTGGATATCAGTTTGCCGCAACGTATTGGTGTAAGAACTGCTTTGTCAAAAAGAAGCTGGTTCACCTTCGGTAGCGCTATAGCCGGTTCTGTTTCCTTCTTCCGCCTGTCACATGCAGTACTGCCCGCAGATGCAAGTTTCTCTTCTGTGGACCTGAAAACGGGCCCGGGATTGGAATTTCGTGTAGGTAAGCTTTTAATGTTAGGGGTGAACGGCGGCGTACTGACCCCGCTGACCTCAAGACAGTATGAACGGAATGAGAAATCCAATAAGTATTTCCTTTCCAATAATATCAGTACCATACCGTATGCGAATATAACGGTATCGCTGTTGCCATTTTAA
- a CDS encoding RagB/SusD family nutrient uptake outer membrane protein yields MRKLIYITIMVSFIACKDSFLEVVPLGSQVAVTTDDYDKLMNDPAYYLQSFAGGWQEQTLMEDDIDAEEVYLLQGSQQMLRLFQWQDVIYQQQDQAPWAVTLWLEQLYSLNKIINEVMVSSGGSNEQKRSIRAQALATRAWTYFQFINFYGKPYVESTAGNDPGFPIIEQADVSMTGFTRASVQSVYDFIIKDLNAAIADLPVKPLIQTRMSRPAAEGLLGKVYLYMGRNDDALKTFNAAFTDLAGSDSHLYDYNQTLAPGGAFLPVDMMIGPSQGPGNNQNDLTEAVISKVFYNGPYSGNQLGNNGLVLAPWAAALYGASDLRLQLYTNTNPDLSPNTGGRLRKYGVQYARMGLQLPDLYLLRAECKARLNDLQGAVADIETLRKNRMPAADATIPASIAGNQTALIRFIFDERVREFAAEGYRWFDMRRQSVDPLFAGQVFTHTLHKADGTAATYTLKQPNRLVLQLPPTLVNANPGIPNNP; encoded by the coding sequence ATGAGAAAGCTTATATATATCACCATCATGGTTTCCTTTATTGCCTGCAAGGATAGTTTCCTGGAGGTAGTTCCGCTGGGATCACAGGTAGCAGTAACAACAGACGACTATGATAAACTGATGAATGATCCGGCATATTATCTTCAGTCATTTGCAGGCGGCTGGCAGGAACAAACCCTCATGGAAGATGATATTGATGCAGAGGAAGTTTATCTCTTACAGGGTAGTCAGCAGATGCTGCGACTCTTTCAGTGGCAAGATGTCATTTACCAGCAACAGGATCAGGCGCCGTGGGCGGTAACGCTCTGGCTGGAGCAGTTATATTCCCTGAACAAGATTATCAACGAAGTGATGGTTTCCAGCGGAGGCTCCAATGAGCAGAAAAGATCTATTCGTGCACAGGCGCTGGCAACCCGTGCATGGACCTATTTCCAGTTCATCAACTTCTATGGCAAACCTTATGTTGAAAGCACTGCTGGAAATGATCCGGGCTTTCCTATCATAGAACAGGCAGATGTGAGTATGACCGGCTTCACACGCGCATCTGTACAGTCAGTGTACGATTTCATTATTAAAGATCTCAATGCGGCTATTGCAGACTTACCGGTAAAACCGCTGATACAGACCAGGATGTCCCGGCCTGCTGCTGAAGGATTACTGGGCAAAGTATATCTGTATATGGGACGGAATGATGATGCATTAAAAACGTTCAATGCTGCATTTACTGATCTGGCGGGCAGCGATAGCCATTTGTATGATTATAATCAGACACTGGCTCCAGGTGGCGCTTTTCTACCTGTAGATATGATGATCGGACCCTCTCAGGGGCCGGGCAATAACCAGAACGACCTCACGGAAGCGGTGATATCGAAAGTATTCTACAACGGACCTTACAGTGGTAATCAGCTCGGGAATAATGGTCTGGTACTGGCGCCATGGGCAGCGGCATTGTATGGTGCATCAGACCTGCGGCTGCAGTTATATACCAACACCAATCCTGATCTGTCGCCCAATACCGGCGGCCGTCTCCGGAAATATGGCGTACAATATGCAAGAATGGGCCTGCAATTACCTGACCTTTATCTGCTTCGCGCAGAATGTAAGGCACGTCTGAATGATCTGCAGGGGGCAGTGGCTGATATAGAAACCCTTCGCAAAAACCGTATGCCTGCTGCCGACGCTACTATTCCGGCTAGCATCGCAGGTAACCAAACGGCGCTGATCCGTTTCATATTTGACGAGCGCGTCCGTGAGTTTGCTGCTGAAGGCTATCGGTGGTTTGATATGCGAAGACAGTCTGTAGATCCCCTGTTCGCCGGTCAGGTATTCACACATACACTCCATAAGGCAGATGGTACAGCAGCTACCTATACACTAAAGCAACCCAACCGCCTTGTGCTACAGTTGCCGCCCACATTAGTTAATGCTAATCCGGGTATACCAAACAATCCTTAA